One part of the Ailuropoda melanoleuca isolate Jingjing chromosome 6, ASM200744v2, whole genome shotgun sequence genome encodes these proteins:
- the S100A7 gene encoding LOW QUALITY PROTEIN: protein S100-A7 (The sequence of the model RefSeq protein was modified relative to this genomic sequence to represent the inferred CDS: inserted 2 bases in 1 codon), with protein MSSTRAEKFVVGIIELFHNDTRHHDTMDKPALLKMLQENFPKFLSACDKKGTAYWANIFEKKGKNGDKKIEFSQFSSLLGXITVDFHKQSHGAACWSVGGQ; from the exons ATGAGCAGCACACGAGCTGAGAAGTTCGTGGTGGGCATCATTGAGCTGTTTCACAATGACACCAGGCACCATGACACCATGGACAAGCCAGCCTTGCTGAAGATGCTCCAGGAGAATTTCCCCAAGTTCCTCAGTGCCTGT GACAAAAAGGGCACAGCTTACTGGGCCAATATCTTTGAGAAAAAGGGCAAGAATGGGGATAAGAAGATTGAGTTTTCCCAGTTTTCATCCTTGCTGGG AATAACCGTGGACTTCCACAAACAGAGCCACGGAGCAGCCTGCTGGTCTGTGGGAGGCCAGTGA